The Thermogemmatispora onikobensis genome includes the window CTGCTCTGCCACCGTGACCCAGGGATAGGCCGTGCCGTGGTCGAGGTGTCCTTCGCACGACTGTACGGTTGGAAAGCCCAGCAGGTTCAGCAGGACGACCGTCTCAAAGATGCCGGGGTCGATGGGCGTCCCGAGGGCATCCGTCAGCTGAGCCAGCGCGTCACAGGCTTGCTGCCAGCTCGCACTGGTCCAGTCCAGCGTGAGAGGAACCGGCATCTCAGACCTCCACCTCGCCAGAGCCACCACACATATTGCAGGTGTCCCCTTCCTTCAACAAACCGGTGCCCAGGCACCGGAAACACTTGACGGTACGGCGTTGTCCCCAGTCATCGATGAGCTCGACCTGGCCCGTCCCCTGGCACCGGGGACACGTGACATCAGCAGTGAAGCCGGTCCCCTGGCAGTTGGGACAGATGATGCGCTTTCCCATGCCGTCTCCTTTCTGGGGAAGAGAGCTGCGCGCCTGGGTGTGTGCTGCGCGTGCCCCTTCTCCCTTCACAGGTTGCCACCGTGCAAGGTGCTTCTCGTGAAGGAGTATACTCCAGCTTCGCCAGAGGGTGCAAGCTGGAGAGAGGAACCCTGTCTCGTGACCGGGGAGCCAGGACAGGCGCCGCTGGGCGGCGTGCTGG containing:
- a CDS encoding zinc finger domain-containing protein; the protein is MGKRIICPNCQGTGFTADVTCPRCQGTGQVELIDDWGQRRTVKCFRCLGTGLLKEGDTCNMCGGSGEVEV